ATGCCACATGCACCTGACTACTAGCAGGGCCTCTAATGGTGTTAGTGCTAAAACagatgggaggagagagagacagaggggacaagagacacagagagagagagatagtgagatagtgtgagagagagagggaatgtTTATGAATGGAAGGAATGAGGTTTTCCTCCCTGCTGGCTGTAGTGGCTGCTGTCATATGGCTTGACTGAGATATGACACGTAGAGGGGACACTCAACGCTGCAGGTTGAACAAAACGCTGACACAGACACCAATAAACACtctgttaaactgtaaaaaaccCTGCAAGCcttcagttttctctctttctttctctccctttctctctctctctctgtctttccatgCATCCAGTCATTTGATTGACTTGTTTTTTGATCCGTTAACAATCTTTTCTTGCCCCCCTCTCCACCCATCTCTTTAAGTCAGCCTCTCAAACCGGCCGCACTTATGCCATTATCGCAGCAGCACCTGAAAATAATCTGACATGattgtgtgtttccatggcaacgaAGCCAACGTCTGTAACAGTTCCCCCCCCCAGTTCCTGTCTACATATATAATTACCACCGCAGATTACAGCAAACGAGACTGCAGAAATGAGTGGAGAAAATGGTCAGCTGTGCAGAGGGAGCTTCAGTGTGTGATTGTGCAGAATTTGAGCTGAGCTTTGGTGTGATGATGGAAGTGAAAACACAACTACTTACAGCGAAGATCAACATGATGTATGAGGACAACTGCTGCCcatgaatattaaatgaattaaaaacagacTATTCTCCAAGAAGCTGCTAAAACAAAGACTGGTGGTTTCTACATAGTTGTGTCTGTTACACAAATATTTATTGGTGTTATTTTGAATTTTACTTTTTCTATTGTATTGAATtatgctgatttttgatttaTGGTAATTAACTTTACAGTGGACCCCAGAGAGGCTATAGCAACCACATGGTAGAAGCTAGTGGGGAGCCAAATAAATCAATAGGCCTACATTTACATCAAATCATAcatttgaagaagaaaaaaaaggcaaacagTCTTTATGGCTGTAATCAATATATTATTAACAATATTGATATGCAACAATATGGGAAACACTTGCTCttagatatttccctcataTAAAGTAGAAACCTTAATAATAACTCTACTACTTGCAGTGTGTTTCATTATTTGCATGAATCATTAATCTAGAGTAGACAACTGAACTATGATATAGCCTACGACTGAATATCTGCCAGCCCTGCCTTCACTGGAGCTTTAGACAACTAAattattagagctgcaactatgtGTAAATGAAATAGTCggcaaatgtgaatattatctgGTTTCTTGAGTTAACTGAACATATTTGGCTTGTGGACTGTTGACAGAATGAGGCGTTTGAGGACATCGCATTGGGCTCTGGGAAACAGCatttcactgacattttttttaaatcaattatttatttaattcattattttatataatctaatattaaaaacaatcgttagttgcagtcgtaaaataaatgtagaaggtttgttaaaaaaaatagtagtgTGTCACTTTAAGATTGGCAGCCTTATTGTATCGCAATCCATTGTGCATTTGTCCACATATGATTTGAATCAtcgaggcttttttttttttttttcccctgttgctgttgtttttgtttagggGATCAGCTGTCATGTGCACGCTCCGGGCTGGGGATAGCCTgctgagagcgagagagagagcgagagagagagagtgaagggggGAAATGCAGGGACCCGAGAACCCCTTGAAAACCCCCCATTTGCACGTCATGGAACATTTGCAGAGCAGGGACCTCCCACCTTAAAGGCGTGCAACAGAGAGCAGACACAACAGAGAGATCTGCCCTGCACCGGACTCACCATCTCAGGTGACAGATACACACCTACCTGTGGAGCGGCGGAGGAAGCAGCAGcgcgccaaaaaaaaaaaatccaccgtAAAAACACAGGTAGAGGAGAAGCGATGTGAAAGCAGCGGGAGGCGAAGGCTTCATCAGGCACTGTGCGACATGCAGACACCTTCATCTGACACACATTTGTTAGATGCATAAGAGGAAATGTTTTTTATCCTGGGTCGTCTGAGCACAGCGAGGGTGTAGAGATCAGCTGAGCGCCGTCAGCGTGCTGTAAAATACCCTGCAAGACTCATAGTGTGATTAATGGTGAtgacagcagggggcgctgcaggGACACCAAAACTCATCAGGAGTGTAAAAAAATCAACCTGACACAATCAAAAGTTATAGGGAAGAGTATTTATTTTAGGGCACAATTCATTCTAGCagtttttctacttttaaacatgtgaatatcagattatttaaaaagaaaaaaataatgctgGAAGGcttcattgattttatttaagcATTCCttcacatataaaatatataaacccCATTaatcaatacaaaaacaaaacataaaaaaaaattacataagGGCAAGAATGGCAGAAATATACATCATATAATTACATAATCATATACACAGCAGTAAAAGGCAACAGTTTCAGAGCCTGAAAGTATGGTGAATGGACAGTAAGAATTGAATATTCAAAATTGTAAATACAAAATGTAGAAGTGCCAATGAATATGTACATTAAATTATAGTGACGTATAttgaatgaaaggaaggaatcCTTGTGATCACTGAGATTAATGTTGCTGCTCGAGTAGTTGTTGGCCTGGACGTAAAAATGACTTTTGGGTCCCAAAGTTAAGAAAGTGAGCTGAAATACAAGACCATGAATATAACATTTACATCCAATACAAAAACCTTACAATACATTATGAGtgtcatttacatacagtacaatgcaCATTATAATTTTTACCCTATTCTCAAAATTGCACCCAATTTGAGAACTCATAAGTCTGATTTATGTCATGGGTTGTGTTCAAtgattaaaacatatataaaattATTCGCTTCATAACGCTGCAGCTTCGTCTGTTCTTCTTCAACCGATCTGGTTTCCCTTTAAGTGGCACCTGTCAGCCTCAACGTCCAGGCCCACTGGCACGGCATCTTGCTGAAGGACAGCTGGGGCAGGAGAACCCGCAGTCCGCTGGGTTTCACAGGCTCCCACTGCAGAGACCCGTGGCCGAGAAGCTCcaccttttttattaaaaaaagaaaagcatgaaCAGGGCTGACATGTTGACACAGAGGGAGAGCAGCTCCATGGACAACCACTTAAGAGATGAGTCAACTTCATTTTCTGTGATGGAGTGTGGTTATTGGAAATTTGAGCAGCGTTAGACCAGCTTTTCAATATATTGAGCCTTTAATTAAATACTCTCCGGTCATTTCGGTTCTCCCCTGACCGCAGCTACATTAAAACAGTCTGTAAAACCAGCAAGAAAGTTTTATGCTTTTAGATGTGAaacaacagtaaacagtaaattaCTTGATTAGTCAATTCACAAAgaacaattaaacatttaaataattttaaagcAATTATGTTTTGGTGACAGCTTCTCCAATGTGAAGATTTacagctgtttcttttttatacCATAGAGATCTGAATACTTTGGGGTTTTTAGACAGTTGATCTGACATAGTAACACATTTGAGGATGCCACACTGGACTTTTTGAAACTCTGATAAGCAGGTTTCACAATTAATTATTAGTTGCATTTATGCTATTTTAATCCATTAATTAAACAGGTGGCATACATTCTTGAAGCTTCTCCACCACCATAAAGGTATAATGAGTTACTCAGTTTTATAGTTCATTGGACAAAGTTCCACCAGTGCTGAGTGTTTGATTCAATCTTCAACAACATATTGAAAGTAGATGCAAACATGCAGGGACTGAAACTGAAAAGTGCTTTATGGAAAAGCCTCCAGTAAACACCATGTCTTAAATAATGTGATGTGTTACTGAGAGCCTGATAGATACCTGATTTTTGAAGCTAATACTGATATTTAAGAGTTTATCGACTGAAATCAATTTATTTACATGACCACACGACATAGACAAACATTTTTCAGGATCTTctacatctgttttttttaaagaactgcAATCAAGGGAGGTTCTAggtgaaaaataaacatgtcagtgctctctggtggacaaatTATGTAATAACTCTTTTTAAGTGACCACAAACATCAGGCAGTTTTTCATTGGTCGTCTTACCTGAGTCTGTCCTTGTGTAACGGCAGGTTCTCTCAGAATCACAGATCCATTATCAGGCCACTTTAGTAAAATAGCAAAAATTGCCTTTTCCTGTGGTTTGGAAGTGTACCTGTTGAAGATGAGGCACAGTCAGGAACATTCAAGATATACCTTGAAATTATACATCAAGATATAGGCTTATAAAAAAGCGTacaaaaattaattaaaatgtctgATGTTATAATACTTAATacataattaattattttaactgAGCAACATTTAGTAAAATAAATTCTATACACTAACTGTTGACATATCTCTGAGTTATcactaaacacaacaaaacatctAAAACTGATGCAAAAATTTTGGCTGAATTGCATCCAAAGTTTTGGTCACtataaactaaatataacacacacacataccagacGTTGGGCGTGAAGCTGTCATTCTGGGACCGCCATGCGGTGGTGTTATAGATGGCCTCCCCGTTGACCTTCAGCCACTGACCCACCTGCCTCAGACGCTCCTCAAAGATTGGAGCGATCCTTCCGTCGTGTGTGGGGCCGACGTTCATCAGCAGGTTTCCCCCACACGACACCGTCTCCACCAGCGtctgaaacacatcagagttaACAGTGATGTGTGGCTGTTGAACGTCAATACATCATCACTGTGTTTATTCTGACACATTAGCATGAttactgtaaacaaacaaaaccaccaCAGTGAGCACTGAGAGCATCTGTCATCCTATAATTATTTTACATCTGAAGTTGGCTGTTCTTTTAGAGCAAATAGGATGTAAATTTACAGAGTAGAGCTGAAATAATATGTCAATGaatcaattagttgatcaaCATAAAATTATTTGTTGaagcaaaaatgttaaaattaagtTGTTGTTCctgcctctcaaatgtgaatattttctggtttctctAGTCCTGTATGAAGGACCAAACAACCAATCCATTAAGTGTGAAAATAATcaactgattaatcaataatgtaacattatgattagttgcagccctacagtAGACCCgagaaaaatatttacacaagaTTATGATTGATGGGATTCATTTTACTGGAAGAAATGTGGTTGTAAAGTCACAATcttttaaacaaaacacacactcaatgaGACATTTAATCATACTCTACCTAAGAGATACATTACCAGATCAAACAGATTACAGgttaatgagattttaaacTCTCACCGCCACAAGCTGCTCAATGGTGAGGTAGTCACTGAGAGGAGCGTTGCGTCTGTAACCCCAGGACTTTGTGTCGATGGTCATGCAGTTTTCCCATTTGTGTTTGAGCAAGTGTCCCGGCTGGTAGCGATCGGCGCAGGTGTAGTATCCACCGTGTTTGCAGATGGAGCCGTAACCCCAGCGATCGTTTGTCACCACTGTGTCTCGTACCGGGCTGTGAATGAAAAACAAGTGGATATCACGCTGACTGATAAAATGATGCATCTAAAACAGCAGTACTATAAATATAATCTGTTACCTGTCATTATAGAGCCAGGCTAAGAAACCAGTGCTGTTCCAGTAGTTGTCAGGTGCGTCTCCATCCCCATCAGACCACAGCACGTCTGGTTTGTACTTGACAATGAGCTCATAAAGCTCAGGCAGGGTTTTACTGGTAGGAAAGAAGTTTGTAGTGAAGACATTGGCAGCGTCCTGTTCAAAGAGTGGATTAAACCATTCGAACAGGGAGTGATACAATCCTAAACGTAGGTCGCTGTTAGCGCGGAGTGCACTCGCAACCTCATCCACCAGATCTCTCCTGGGTCCAACATCCACTGCGTTCCAGTTCCACGAGTTTTTTGAGCCCCATAGTGTGAAACCTGAGAAACAGAATACAGATCTTGAGAAAGGTTTCAGGGTGGCCCAAAATATGTGTAATTATGTCATTGTTTAGCACTGAATCCTATTGCAAATGTTCTTATGTAACAATAAGATAATCTGTCCTTAAACAGATTAAGCTAAAAATACTGAGACAGTGTCAATCAACATGTACTACATAGCATTTGTATTTCACTGCACCTTCATGGTGTTTTGTAGTCAGGACGATGTACTTTGCTCCTGATGAGGCAAAGATGTCGGTCCATTCTTTGGCATCAAAGAACTCAGCAGTAAAGTGTGCTGCAAAGTCTTGATACTTGAA
This is a stretch of genomic DNA from Scomber japonicus isolate fScoJap1 chromosome 16, fScoJap1.pri, whole genome shotgun sequence. It encodes these proteins:
- the fuca2 gene encoding plasma alpha-L-fucosidase, whose product is MAALTVASLLLSMLLIGTCRAKYEPTWESIDSRPLPEWFDQAKFGIFIHWGIFSVPSFGSEWFWWYWQKQKLQPYVDFMQRNYPPGFKYQDFAAHFTAEFFDAKEWTDIFASSGAKYIVLTTKHHEGFTLWGSKNSWNWNAVDVGPRRDLVDEVASALRANSDLRLGLYHSLFEWFNPLFEQDAANVFTTNFFPTSKTLPELYELIVKYKPDVLWSDGDGDAPDNYWNSTGFLAWLYNDSPVRDTVVTNDRWGYGSICKHGGYYTCADRYQPGHLLKHKWENCMTIDTKSWGYRRNAPLSDYLTIEQLVATLVETVSCGGNLLMNVGPTHDGRIAPIFEERLRQVGQWLKVNGEAIYNTTAWRSQNDSFTPNVWYTSKPQEKAIFAILLKWPDNGSVILREPAVTQGQTQVELLGHGSLQWEPVKPSGLRVLLPQLSFSKMPCQWAWTLRLTGAT